GAAGAGGGCAAAGCGGTTGACCGGAATGCCGGGCTTCGCCGCGGAAGACTTGCCTGTGGTGTCCATGACGCTCATTTCCTGTGTTCCCATTTGCGGGTTTGGATGTTAGCCCTTGAGGCCTTGTGTTGAGACGCCTTCGACGATGTAGCGCTGGAAGATGAGGAAGAAGGCCAGTACTGGGAGGAGGGCGAGGACGGACATGGCGATCATGGCGCCGTAGTCCGAGGATTGGGTTTGGTCCACGAAGAGGCGCAGCGCCAGCGGCAGCGGGTATTTTTCGGGGGTGTTCAGGTAGAGCAGGGGGCCCAGGAAGTCGTTCCAGCTCCAGATGAAGGAGAAGATGGAGGTGGAGATCAGGGCCGGTTTCATCAGCGGGAGCATGATGGAGCCGAAGATCCGGACGTGTCCTGCGCCGTCGATGCGGGCGGCCTCGTCCAGTTCGGCCGGCAGGCCACGCATGAACTGGACCATGAGGAAGACGAAGAACGCGTCCGCGGCGAGGAATTTGCCGATCAGCAGGGGCACGTAGGTGTCCACCAGGCCCAGCTGCTGGAACACGATGTACTGCGGGATGATCACCACGTGGAAGGGCAGCAGGAGGGTGGCGATCATCATGCCGAAGAACAGGCCGCGGCCGGGGAAGTTGATCCGGGCGAAGGCGTAGGCGGAGATGGATGCCGACAGAACGGTCCCGACGACGGCGCCGATGGCCAGGATCAGGGAGTTGGTGAAGAACGTCAGGGTGGAGACCCCGCCGATTCCTTCCATGGCGGTGGCGAAGTTATCGAAGCTGAAGTTGTTTGACCAGAGCGAGTTGTTGGCCCCGCCGATTTCGGAGTTGGGTTTGAAGGACGCGGAGATCATCCACACGGCCGGGTAGAGGACCATCGCCACCAGCGCCAGGGCAATGAGATGGAAGATGGTGCTCTTGATGCGCTTGGCGGTGGTGGACTCGGACTTCGGGTTGTAGGCCGGGGCCGACGTGGCGGGCTTTGTAGGTTGGGGCTGGGTGGGGGTTGCCATGGTTGTCACTTTGCATCACCGCTGTAGTGGACCCAGGACTTGGAGGTCTTGAAGAAGATCAGCGTGATGACGCCGACCACGATCACCAGCAGCCAGGCCATGGCCGAAGCGTAGCCCATCCGGAAATCGGAGAAACCGCGCAAGTACAGGTAGAGGGTGTAGAAGAGGGTGGAGCCTGCGGGGCCGCCTTCACCGTTGGAGATGATGTAGGCCGAGGCGAAGATCTGGAACGCGTGGATGGTTTCCATCAGCAGGTTGAAGAAGATCACCGGGGAGAGCATGGGCCAGGTGATGTTGATGAACTTCCGTACCGGTCCGGCCCCGTCCATGGAGGCCGCCTCGTAGAGGTCGGCCGGGATCTGCTTGAGCCCGGCGAGGAAGATCACCATTGGGGCGCCGAACTGCCAGACGGTCAGCAGGATCATCATGCCCATGGTCATGTTCGGGTTGCCCACCCAGCCGCCGAGGTTGATCCCCAAGAAGGACAGGCCCTGGTCCACGGGGCCGGAATCGCCGAACATCGCTTTCCACACGATCGCGATGGACACCGAGGCACCGATCAGGGACGGGGCGTAGAACGCGGACCGGTAGAAGCCCTGGCCGCGGCGTTTGCTGTTCAGCAGCATCGCGACCAGCAACGCCGCGGCGAGCTTCAGCGGGGTACCGAAGACCACGTAGCTGAGGGTCACGCCCACGGACTGCAGGAACCGTTCGTCCTGGAAGAGGGTGGCGTAGTTATCGAACCCGATCCATTTGGGGGCATCGAAGAGGTTGTAATTGGTGAAGGACAGGTACAGCGAGGAAATCATCGGGCCCACGGTCAGGGCGATGAATCCCAGAAGCCAGGGCAACAGGAAGGTGTAGCCGGCGCGGGTATCCGCTCCCCGCCGCCGCGGCTTGCGCGACTGCGGGACAGCGGACGTTTGGGAACGCCTGCTCAGGGTTGGGCTTTGAGTCACGAGATCAATCCGCTCAGGCGTTCTGCTTGATAAGGTCTTCGGCTTCCTTGAACCACGCATCCACTGCGCCGTCCACGGTCAGCTTGCCGTAGTTCAGGTCCTGGGTAACACGCTTGAACGTTGACTCAAGCGTGCCGAACCCGACGATGGGCGGCTCGGGAGCGTCCTTGAGGTACTTCTCGATCGACTTCTCGTAGTCCACCACGAGCTTGTCCGTCCCTTCAAAGGTTGTTCCGTCGCGCTGGGTCTTGGACGCCGGGACACCACGGGAGGTCTTGAAGATCTGGCCGACCTCGGGATCGTTGACCATGAAGTCGATGAAGCGGGCAGCAGCGTCCTTGTACTTGGTCTTGGCGCTGGCCACCATGAGCATGGACGGCTTGAGGAACAGGCCCAGGTTGACAGGGTCATCCGAGGGAACGGGAACGAGCTTGAGTTCCTTCGCGCCGCTGTCCGCAAGGTAACCGGCCATGAAGTTATCCCAGGTGACTTCCGTGGCGGTGACGTTGGAACCGAACGGGGACTTGGGCAGCAACTGCGTGGCCTTGTCCTCGCCCACGATCGCGCCGGTACCGCGCAGGTCCGCGGTGAGGTTCCACCACTTCTTCAGATCGTCCTTGGAGAATCCAAGCTTGCCCTCATCGGTGAAGGCCTTGATGTTGTTCTGTCGCAGCCAGATGTTGAAGTTCCACCAGATGCCGGTGTAGTCGGTGCCGCCGAACAGCGTGCCGTTGCCCTTCTGACCAACGTCGGCCAGGAAGGCGTTGAACTCCTTGTAGTTCCAGGAGCCATCCGGCTCGGCGATGCCCAGGCTCTTGAGCTTGGCGGGATCGTAGTAAACCGCGAAGGCGTTGGTGCTGGTGGGAATGCCATAGGTCTTGCCCCGGATCTGGCCTGAGGGAAGGAGGGATTTGTCGAAAGCGTCCGTGTTGATCTTCACCGTGCCCAGGTCAAGGAGCTGGTTGCGCTGGCCATAATCACGCAGATAGGAAAG
This window of the Arthrobacter sp. StoSoilB5 genome carries:
- a CDS encoding sugar ABC transporter permease is translated as MTQSPTLSRRSQTSAVPQSRKPRRRGADTRAGYTFLLPWLLGFIALTVGPMISSLYLSFTNYNLFDAPKWIGFDNYATLFQDERFLQSVGVTLSYVVFGTPLKLAAALLVAMLLNSKRRGQGFYRSAFYAPSLIGASVSIAIVWKAMFGDSGPVDQGLSFLGINLGGWVGNPNMTMGMMILLTVWQFGAPMVIFLAGLKQIPADLYEAASMDGAGPVRKFINITWPMLSPVIFFNLLMETIHAFQIFASAYIISNGEGGPAGSTLFYTLYLYLRGFSDFRMGYASAMAWLLVIVVGVITLIFFKTSKSWVHYSGDAK
- a CDS encoding ABC transporter substrate-binding protein; this translates as MINRRNFLTTVALGTASAAFLSACGQSSPAQTGSAQNPVTINYTWWGNDDRAERTRKAIALFESKNPDIKVNGNFTDFAGYWQKRATEAAGGGLPDVMQWDLSYLRDYGQRNQLLDLGTVKINTDAFDKSLLPSGQIRGKTYGIPTSTNAFAVYYDPAKLKSLGIAEPDGSWNYKEFNAFLADVGQKGNGTLFGGTDYTGIWWNFNIWLRQNNIKAFTDEGKLGFSKDDLKKWWNLTADLRGTGAIVGEDKATQLLPKSPFGSNVTATEVTWDNFMAGYLADSGAKELKLVPVPSDDPVNLGLFLKPSMLMVASAKTKYKDAAARFIDFMVNDPEVGQIFKTSRGVPASKTQRDGTTFEGTDKLVVDYEKSIEKYLKDAPEPPIVGFGTLESTFKRVTQDLNYGKLTVDGAVDAWFKEAEDLIKQNA
- a CDS encoding carbohydrate ABC transporter permease, whose product is MTTMATPTQPQPTKPATSAPAYNPKSESTTAKRIKSTIFHLIALALVAMVLYPAVWMISASFKPNSEIGGANNSLWSNNFSFDNFATAMEGIGGVSTLTFFTNSLILAIGAVVGTVLSASISAYAFARINFPGRGLFFGMMIATLLLPFHVVIIPQYIVFQQLGLVDTYVPLLIGKFLAADAFFVFLMVQFMRGLPAELDEAARIDGAGHVRIFGSIMLPLMKPALISTSIFSFIWSWNDFLGPLLYLNTPEKYPLPLALRLFVDQTQSSDYGAMIAMSVLALLPVLAFFLIFQRYIVEGVSTQGLKG